A region of Patescibacteria group bacterium DNA encodes the following proteins:
- a CDS encoding adenine-specific methyltransferase EcoRI family protein has translation MANSNLTNAKRAKNDEFYTQYGDIQKEIEAYLEFNPNAFRGKAVYCNCDDPYESNFFRYFVLNFNKLGLKQLITTSYKPSPVANTQLELFGDNKSLPKSKGRPKITANKFIINEVHDLDGDGEFNLKDVAKQLKANKHNEWTPLNEDGDFRSPECVELLKQSDIVVTNPPFSLFREYVKQLFEYNKKFVIIGNMNAITYKEVFPKIKENKMWLGATGNGSDMVFAVPNGFEIAESDRLKAARLGYVGNYTRLGNSCWFTRLDHGRRHRALPLMTMEENLKYSRHKEIKGKKAYDKYDNYNAIEVPFTDAIPSDYDGVMGVPISFLDKYNPEQFEILGATESEGRGFSNGLWDEKSKVSQPLINSERAYKRIFIGHKKVGK, from the coding sequence ATGGCAAACAGCAATCTTACGAACGCAAAAAGGGCAAAAAATGACGAGTTTTATACCCAGTACGGCGATATTCAGAAAGAAATTGAAGCGTATCTGGAATTTAACCCCAATGCATTCCGCGGCAAGGCGGTGTATTGCAATTGCGACGATCCGTATGAGAGCAATTTTTTTCGCTATTTCGTGCTCAATTTCAATAAACTCGGATTAAAACAGCTTATCACTACCAGCTACAAGCCCTCGCCCGTAGCCAACACGCAACTAGAGTTGTTTGGCGATAATAAATCTCTCCCAAAATCAAAAGGCCGCCCCAAGATAACCGCCAACAAATTTATTATCAATGAAGTGCATGACTTAGACGGCGATGGCGAATTCAACCTAAAGGATGTTGCCAAGCAGTTAAAGGCAAATAAGCATAACGAATGGACTCCGCTTAATGAAGATGGCGATTTCAGAAGTCCCGAGTGCGTAGAATTACTAAAACAATCCGACATTGTAGTAACCAATCCCCCGTTCAGCCTTTTCCGCGAATACGTCAAACAGCTTTTTGAGTACAATAAAAAGTTCGTGATTATCGGCAACATGAACGCTATAACGTATAAGGAAGTTTTTCCAAAAATTAAGGAAAACAAGATGTGGCTTGGCGCGACTGGCAACGGGAGTGATATGGTCTTTGCCGTGCCGAATGGTTTTGAGATTGCGGAGAGTGATAGGCTAAAAGCGGCTAGGCTAGGGTATGTTGGCAACTATACAAGACTCGGGAATTCCTGCTGGTTTACCCGCCTTGACCACGGGCGCCGCCACAGAGCTTTGCCGCTCATGACCATGGAAGAAAATTTAAAATACAGCAGGCACAAAGAAATTAAAGGCAAAAAGGCGTATGATAAATATGATAATTACAACGCCATAGAAGTTCCCTTCACCGATGCCATCCCTAGCGATTATGACGGCGTAATGGGCGTGCCGATCAGTTTCTTAGATAAATACAATCCGGAGCAGTTTGAGATTTTAGGAGCCACTGAAAGTGAAGGTAGAGGTTTTTCAAATGGATTATGGGACGAAAAAAGCAAAGTATCGCAGCCGTTGATAAATAGCGAAAGGGCGTACAAGAGAATTTTTATTGGGCATAAGAAAGTTGGGAAATAA